Below is a window of Melospiza georgiana isolate bMelGeo1 chromosome 18, bMelGeo1.pri, whole genome shotgun sequence DNA.
CCAGCTTCTGAGTCCAACAACAAGTTGGGTTTTTACCAGAACCAGGCAGATCCCTCCTGGGAAAGGGAAGAATGCAGGGAAGGTGTGCCATTGATGGATCCCTCCTTATATGGGGGTGTAGAGCCAGGGaacggtttgggttgggagggatcATTTAGTCCCATCCCTAGATCATCTCCTTGCAACTCCCAAACCCAAATGTAGTTAAATGCACAGGTTTGTCTGAAGATAGAGCTGGACTGAACATTATGGATACCACAACTTATATGGACACCACATGTGTTATGGAATACCATAGGGCTTTTATGGAATATCCCAACTGCCcagtgcaggcagctcctgctgcaccccCAGTAtgagccccagctgctgccccactcTCCATGCACTGATTACCCTCCAGAGGGGCTGAGCAATGACAAAGTGCCAGCCTGTTCAGCTGTCACTGTCCCAGTTTCCTGTACCTTGGTCTGCTTCTTCTCGGTGGCATAGACGATGGAGGTGCAGCAGACCTCGGCGATCTTGCGGCCCTGCCCGTAGAAGGACCAGCAGCAGATCTCATCCCCAATGACATCCTTGATGAAGAGCACCCTCCCGTTGAACCTCAGGGACAGCTTGTCAAAGAGCTCAATGTTCTTCAGCATGTTGTCATCAGAGTTGCTGTGGGaatggaggcagcagcaggaatttacAGAGTGCATGGAAAGAGTGGGAGCAGTGAGCACTGACGGCTCTGAGATCCCAGATTCCTGTGCCACAGAaccccaggatggtttgggttggagggaccttaaagcccatccagtgccaccctgtgacatgggcaggggcaccttccactagcccaggttgctccaagccccatccaacctggccttggacacttgcagggatggggcaaagCGAAGAAATTAATTCTTATTATTTCACTTCAAACCATTCCTGAGCTCAGCACCCTGGATGGGCACTGTTATGTCATGAAACTTATAAGGGAATAAGGGAAAGAGGACAAGGCCCCCAGTTTGATGATTTCACCACTCACTGAGCTCTCTGTGTTTAACTACCACACTGCCATCCATGGGAATGCAGACAGCACTTGGCCAggagcctctgccagctgcaccTAAGGATTAGAGGAACTCCTCTGGCACAGGCTCAGCCCTCCATGGATGGCAGCAGACTCCCTTCTGACTCCAGTTGGAAAataattggggaaaaatggagTGCCTGCCAACACCAATCTGTCATTGGgtctgggggaagaaaaaggaaactttTATAGTGGATTTTGGTGCATGAAAAACTTCCAGCAATTCCAGCTGAAATCACTTACCTGGTGTAGGAATATTTGTTGTTGCTTCTGTTATAGAGCAGCTTCACTGCTGGCTGTAAGAAACAAAGCACAGATGAGTTTCAgtgagcacagccagagctggaaCCTCAGCTCAGCCCAAGGCCCCACAGAGAAGCTGCAATAACAAATTCCCAGTGGGATTTCAGTGGTGTTACTTGCTGTTGCTGCAAACCTGTGATGCACAGGTTGGCAATGGGGTTGCAATCCTTCCTGATCCCTTCTGGGACTGGATCCTCACCTACTCTTATCTTCCCTCTGTCTCATCAGCACTccctgtcccaggttgctccaagccctgtccagcctggccttggacacttccagggatggggcagccacagctactctgggcaccctgagccagggcctccccaccctcacagggaagaattttttcctgatatcccatctaaccctgcaCTCCTTCAGCTTAAAGGCATCATCCTTATCCTGtcactccatcccttgtccagcactccagctctcctggagccccttcaggcactggaaggagctctgaggtctccccaaaggttctcctctccagcctggacacccccagctctctccatGGCACATCCCAGTCTCTCTCACCTTGTTGGAGGTTGCAATCAGCTTCTGCTCCTCTTTGGAGGAGGTGATCACCGGGACCTTGCAGAAGGGCTCGTAGGTGTCCTTGTTCTGTGGGAGAAGAACCAAACAGCAGCTGAgtgacagcagctccctggcacagccacattTCCTGGGAATGATCTCTGCTGAGGGGTCAGTGtccagtctgtccctgtggtgtccctggggagctgtggctggccaGGGACAGCTAAGGTGTCCATTCCTGTGCTCCACCACTGAATGTCCTGTGCCCAGTTAAACAGCAGGGTCTGGAATGGGGCTTCTCTCAGACAGGACATCAGTGCCAGCGGCATCAAACCCAAGATGGGAACCTCAGAGCATAACAAAGAACACAACAGgactccagcagctctggaaagaAGCTGGTTCTCCTAGATGTGACCAGACTCCAGCAGAGGACAACACGAAcaattcccatttccatcccagcCTCCAAAACCCCCACACGAAgaccaggagaaaatcctgccCACCCCCAGGTGCCCCTGAGCCCCgtgcccacctgcagggctgcctggcattCATCCACCAGCCCCTGCACCAGGTAGTACTTGgcctcagccagcagctcctcgaTCTCGCGGCGGCTCTCCGGGAGCGGCACGGCCCCGTCCCGCAGGTAGTTCAGGATTGTCCCAAAGTGCTTCCCACAGCGGTCAATCAggatccagcctggggacacagcgAGGCCACAGTGAGCACAAGCTGAGATCAATGTGGCAAAAGGCCTTGGCAGAGCAAACTGGTGAAGGACATGGTGGAACTGGGAGCGGGAGGATGGAATGGGGAATGTGAGCAGAGcgtggcacagctggagcttgGGATTGTGGTGGGAGGAGaatcgtggaatggtttgggttggaagggaacttaaagTCCATCCAGTCCCTGGGAATGTATTCATGTGTTCCTGCTGAGGAGTCTGTGAAGGGTGAGTAAAAATAAcccctgaccctgccctgaccAGAGAGAGGCACTGGGGGTGTTCAAGGCTGatggaaatcacagaatggtctgggtgggaagagaccttaaattcatgggcagggacaccttccaccatcccaggctgctccaaaccccatccaacctggccttgggcactcccagggatggggcagccacagcttctctgggcaccctgtgccagggtgccaCCACCCCTCagagggaagaatttctcctcaatatcccatctaaacctgcctctggcagtgggaagccattcccccttggcTTGTCCCTCCATGCCCTTGCCCAAAgtctcctccagctctcctggagcccctttaggcactgcaAAGCACTCCaaggagccttctcttctccagggaaGAAAAGAGCTACAACCAAGtagctgctgtgggtgcagcatCCACACTTCACCTCTCACTGCTGGGATCAGGCTGGACCCCCTGGAAAAGTCAGGCAGTGCCAAGGCTGGAGTTTCCCTGGGTGAACAGATGGCCACTCTCACAGGCTGAGGCTCAGGAATGCAGTGAGGAAACGCTTGTGGGGAAGGAGTCATATTTTGGACAAATAAGGAAAGTAGGTTAAAGCAgcccctgtgtgctctgcatgAATGGAATTACGAGGAAAAGTCTGAACATTTGGTTCAGTCTGGAGAGGGAACACGGCCCTTTCTGAGGGAAAAGGagacactgcagcagctcactccaggcttcccagctccctcattCCTGCTGAACACAGACAACACAAAGTGCTCCAAGTGTGATTTTACAGGCTGGAACAACAAACTAGAGAAAGAAATGATGGAAGAAAGGACTGATCCAGACTAATGGCTAATCCAACTAGAGCAGAAAAAAGCCCATTTGGCAGTGCAGAGTATGGAAAGCAAGAAATCCCATTTTAGTGGGAGATTTAGtgaaaggtgtctctgcctatggcaggggtggaacaagGTGAGCTTTAAAGTCCTCTCCtacccaaaccactctgggattctgtgataaAGAGGAAGCACAAGCCATGGTAATAAACCATTCCACAAATGCAGCTGCCTCCCAAGCTCACTGGAGCACACAGGAAGGTAAAGGGCAAGCTGAGAGCAGAATTATCATCCCCAAACTCCTCTATGATTCCTCATAGGCTGCAAAAATCTGCTGCAACTTCATGTTTACAGATGGTGAAACTGAAGCAGAGTTGCTCATTTTCATGTGGGGATGAGAAAACACTTCCAGCAGCATTGCAAAATCAGAGCTACCACCAGAAGAGCTTTAAAAACCCTTCTGCTTCCCCCCAGCAGCCCAAAGGAGATGAGTCACAGGGAAGTGACCCCGGTGCCACTCGGCCACAGCAGAGCCAACAAGTGGGCTGGAGTCTTTGGGAGTCATTTCTTAATTGCAGAGCTCCAAAAACATCCTGTGATCCATTTAGGAAGGGACACAGAATCCAGGGGCTGTatggagtcatggaatggtttgggatggaagagaACTTAAAAGTTtatccagttccagccccctACCATAggcagggccaccttccactatcccaggctgctccaagccctggccttggacacttccagggatgaggcagccccagcttctctgggaattccatgcCAGcctctcaccaccctcacagggtggatttcttcccaatatcccatctattCCTGCCCTCTGGCAATTCGAAGCCATCCCCACttttcctgtcactccaggccctgcaaATAGTCCTTTCCCTCATTTCtgccagctccttcccttctccaggctgaacaatcccagcctttcctcccagcagagctgctccacccCTCTGACCATGCTGGTGTCTCCTgtgggctctctccagcagctccagctcctccctgtgctgggccagctctgcaggtggggtctcagaGCCCCCTCCCCTCACTGCCTTTGTTCATGGACACATCACACCCTTAAAAATCCATCTTTGTCTTCCAGGAATCCTCAGGGACAGGATCCCAACACTGCAGCTAAAAGCAGATATTTTCCAAGCAAGCCCTGGCAGGTGAAACAAGAGCCTGACACTGGACACTGCCTGAGGCTCCACTCTCTTATCAGCAGCTGGACCAGGAACAGCTTCCCCAtcaacagcagcagggagtcaggggaaaaaaaggagaattggAAATAGGTGGATGCACCTGGAAAACTCACATCCTTCTCCCTGCTCATTACCATCCAAGGAAATGTTCCAAATGTGCTGATTTGCTACAGTTCATCAATAATTTCTAAGCTGAAAACAATCATCTGCCAC
It encodes the following:
- the KCTD10 gene encoding BTB/POZ domain-containing adapter for CUL3-mediated RhoA degradation protein 3 isoform X1, which encodes MEEMSGESVVSSAVPAAATRTTSFKGSSPSSKYVKLNVGGALYYTTMQTLTKQDTMLKAMFSGRMEVLTDSEGWILIDRCGKHFGTILNYLRDGAVPLPESRREIEELLAEAKYYLVQGLVDECQAALQNKDTYEPFCKVPVITSSKEEQKLIATSNKPAVKLLYNRSNNKYSYTSNSDDNMLKNIELFDKLSLRFNGRVLFIKDVIGDEICCWSFYGQGRKIAEVCCTSIVYATEKKQTKVEFPEARIYEETLNILLYESQDGRGPDNALLEATGGAAGRSHHLEEDEERERIERVRRIHIKRPDDRAHLHQ
- the KCTD10 gene encoding BTB/POZ domain-containing adapter for CUL3-mediated RhoA degradation protein 3 isoform X2, coding for MSGESVVSSAVPAAATRTTSFKGSSPSSKYVKLNVGGALYYTTMQTLTKQDTMLKAMFSGRMEVLTDSEGWILIDRCGKHFGTILNYLRDGAVPLPESRREIEELLAEAKYYLVQGLVDECQAALQNKDTYEPFCKVPVITSSKEEQKLIATSNKPAVKLLYNRSNNKYSYTSNSDDNMLKNIELFDKLSLRFNGRVLFIKDVIGDEICCWSFYGQGRKIAEVCCTSIVYATEKKQTKVEFPEARIYEETLNILLYESQDGRGPDNALLEATGGAAGRSHHLEEDEERERIERVRRIHIKRPDDRAHLHQ